From Bradyrhizobium erythrophlei:
GTCGCCAGCACCCGCCATTCCGGAATGTCGAGCCCGTAGCGCTCGCGGTACTCGCTCGACAGCGCGGCGGAGACCTCGGCCGCCAGCCGGTTCAGCCGGAAGGGCGCAAATTTGAACAGGTCGAGGCTGGCGGCCGGTTTGGACGCGCTTTGCTGGCGCGAGCCAGTACCCACGCCAGATCGCCGTTCCGATCGCTTCTCCACCCGCTTCCCGGCCATGCTCTCGCTTGAAACCACCCTTGGCAAAAAATCGCTCCAATTTGAGTTGACGGCGGATGCCGGTAGGCTAGATAGTTGCATATGCGACTATCTAGCGGAATGACTATCTAGCGGGAACGGAGCCGCTTTGCCAGGGCAGACTGAGCGCATGGCGCCATCCAAAATCCAGTTCGGCTATCGGCGCCACGCCGATCAGGATCGGGCCGGCGCCGATATCGCCGAGCATCCGGTGGTCGTGGTCGGCGCCGGACCGGTTGGGCTGTCGTTCGCGATCGATCTGGCGCAGCGCGGCCAGCCCGTATTGCTGCTCGACGACGCGGACCGGATCGGCGAAGGCTCGCGCGCGATCTGCTTTTCCAAGCGTTCGCTGGAGTATTGGGACCGGCTCGGCATCGGCCAGCGCATGGTCGACAAGGGCGTGGTGTGGAGCGTCGGCAAGATCTTTCACGGCGCTTCGCTGCTCTACCAGTTCAACCTGTTGCCGGAACAGGGACACAAGCGGCCCGCCTTCATCAACCTGCAGCAGTTCTATGCCGAAGCCTATCTGGTCGACCGGGTGCGCGAGCTTCCCGCGATCGACCTGCGCTGGCGCAACAAGGTGACGGCGCTGGAGCAGCGCAACGACCTCGCGGTGCTGACGATCGAAACCCCGGACGGGCCCTATCGGGTCGCTGCGAAATATGTGATCGCCTGCGATGGCGCGCGGTCGTCGCTGCGGCAATTGGTGGGGGCGGAATTTTCCGGCAAGGTGTTCGAGGATCAGTTCCTGATCGCCGACGTCAGGATGACGGCGGAATTTCCGACCGAGCGCTGGTTCTGGTTCGATCCGCCGTTTCATGCCGGCCGCTCCGCGCTCTTGCACAAGCAGCCCGACAACATCTGGCGGATCGACCTGCAGCTTCATCCCGACGCGGACCCTGTGGTCGAGAAGCGGCCGGAGAACGTGCGGCCGCGGATCGCGCGCATGCTCGGGCATGACAAGTTCGATTTCGAATGGATCTCGCTCTATAAATTCCGGTGCCGCCGCATGGATAAATTCATCCACGGCCGCGTGATCTTTGCCGGCGATTCCGCGCATCAGGTCTCGCCGTTCGGCGCCCGCGGCGCCAATTCGGGCCTCGAAGATGCCGAGAATTTGGCGTGGAAGCTCGATCGCGTGCTGAAAAACCTTTCGCCGGAGGCCCTGCTCGAGAGCTACCACGCCGAGCGCAGTGCGGCGGCCGACGAGAACATAAGGGAATCGACCCGCTCGACCGATTTCATGGCGCCGGTGTCCCGCCAGGAAGCGCGGCTGCGCAGAGCGGTGCTGTCGCTCGCCAGGGAGACCGAATTCGGCAAGCGCATGATCAATGGCGGTCGGCTGTCGGTGCCGTCGATCTATCAATCGCCGCTGTCCAGTGCCGATGCCGAGATCTGGCGCGGCGGCCCGCAGCCGGGTACCTCGATGCCGGATGCACCGGTTGCCGCGCGCGCCGGCGATGCCATGTTCCTGACGGATGCTTTCGTGAAAGCGGGGACGCGGTTCACTCTGCTGGCGTTTTCCAATGGCGCTGCGGTCGATCCGCCCGACGGCGTCGGCGTGATCCGGATCGGGGGTGATGATGGCCTTTCGGATCCGCAAGGGTTGGCCACCAGGCGTTACGACGCCGAGCCCGGCACGGCCTATCTGTTGCGGCCCGACGGTTATGTCGCCGCGCGTTTTAAATACCCGACGCGATCAGCGCTCGACGCCGCCCTGGCGCGCGCATGCGGCATGAATTGAGGCGCAACATGGCATTGTCGACCAGCTCGAATTTCGCCAAGCCGGACGACGCTTTTCGCGCCGTCGTCGAGGCGCATCGCGGCTTGAGCGACGAAGCGAGCGCCGATCTGGACGCGGCGCTAGTGCTGATCCTGGCCAATCATATCGGCGATCTCGACGTGCTGGAGGAGGCGATCGCGCTGGCGAAACGGCGGATGCTCGACGCCAGCCAGCAACAACAGCAGCAGCAGTGAAAATATGCACATCATCAAAAGCGTCATTGCGAGCGAAGCGAAGCAATCCATAGACCAGGACAAAGCTGGATTGCTTCGTCGCTTCGCTCCTCGCAATAACGAAGTGGGTTCAGGGTTATCGCAAAAGGACTGGAATTAATGGCAAAAGGTTTCGCGTCAACGACCGACATGGCGGAGAAGAAAATCACCTTCTCCGAGATCGGCACCGATCTCTATGCCTTCACCGCCGAGGGCGATCCCAATTCGGCCGTGATCGTCGGCGACGACGGCTGCCTCGTGTTCGATGCGCAGGCGACGCCGGCGATGGCCAACAAGGTGATCGAGCGGGTGCGCACCGTCACCGACAAGCCGATCAAATATGTAGTGCTGTCGCATTACCACGCCGTGCGCGTGCTCGGCGCGTCGGCCTATCACGCGCAGGGCATCGTCGCCTCGCAGGAAACCTACCGGCTGATCCTGGAACGCGGCCAGCAGGATTGGGATTCCGAATACGGCCGCTTTCCGCGGCTGTTCCAGGATGCCGAGAGCATTCCCGGCCTGACCTGGCCGACGCTGGCGTTCGAAGGCGAGATGTCGATCTATCTCGGCAAGCGCGAGGTGCGCCTGATGCAGCTCGGCGCCGGACACACCTCGGGTGATATCGTGGCCTGGGTGCCGGACGCGGAAGTGATGTTTTCCGGCGACCTGATCGAATATCATTCGGCCTGCTATTGCGGCGACGCCTATTTGCGCGAATGGCCGGCGACGCTGAACGAGATTCGTGCCTTCAATCCCAAGGCGATCGCGCCGGGGCGCGGCGATGCGCTCAAGGGTCTTGCGACCGGGCGCGATGCGATTGCGATGACGCGCGATTTCGTCAGTACCCTCTATGGCGCGGCGGAAGCCGCCGTCGCCAAGGGCCGCAATCTCAAGGATACGATGGCGGCGGCGCGCGCGGTGATGGACCCGAAGTTCTCGAATTTCGCCATCTACGAACACTGCCTGCCGTTCAACGTCTCGCGCGCGTTCGACGAAGCCTCGGGGATCGACGACCCCGTGATCTGGACCGCCGAACGCGATCGGGAAATGTGGGCTGCCCTGCAAGGAGGATGACCATGAATATCAATACCTCGCCTGACCTGATCGGTCGCAGCACCGTCGGTATCACGCCGGGCTACATGTCCGGCTTCGGCAACAGCTTTGAGACCGAGGCGCTGCCCGGCGCGCTGCCGGTCGGGCGCAACTCGCCGCAGCGCTGCGCCTATGGGCTCTATGCCGAACAGCTCTCCGGCTCGCCCTTCACGGCGCCGCGCGGCAGCAACGAGCGCTCCTGGCTCTATCGGATCCGGCCCTCGGTCAAACACTCCGGACGTTTTGCAAAAGTCGATGCGGGGCTGTGGCGCACCGCGCCGTGCCACGAGCAGGAGATCGTGGTCGAGCAATTGCGCTGGGACCCAACGCCGATTCCGAAAACGGAAATGACCTTCCTGCAGGGCGT
This genomic window contains:
- a CDS encoding FAD-dependent oxidoreductase, whose product is MAPSKIQFGYRRHADQDRAGADIAEHPVVVVGAGPVGLSFAIDLAQRGQPVLLLDDADRIGEGSRAICFSKRSLEYWDRLGIGQRMVDKGVVWSVGKIFHGASLLYQFNLLPEQGHKRPAFINLQQFYAEAYLVDRVRELPAIDLRWRNKVTALEQRNDLAVLTIETPDGPYRVAAKYVIACDGARSSLRQLVGAEFSGKVFEDQFLIADVRMTAEFPTERWFWFDPPFHAGRSALLHKQPDNIWRIDLQLHPDADPVVEKRPENVRPRIARMLGHDKFDFEWISLYKFRCRRMDKFIHGRVIFAGDSAHQVSPFGARGANSGLEDAENLAWKLDRVLKNLSPEALLESYHAERSAAADENIRESTRSTDFMAPVSRQEARLRRAVLSLARETEFGKRMINGGRLSVPSIYQSPLSSADAEIWRGGPQPGTSMPDAPVAARAGDAMFLTDAFVKAGTRFTLLAFSNGAAVDPPDGVGVIRIGGDDGLSDPQGLATRRYDAEPGTAYLLRPDGYVAARFKYPTRSALDAALARACGMN
- a CDS encoding DUF2783 domain-containing protein; translated protein: MALSTSSNFAKPDDAFRAVVEAHRGLSDEASADLDAALVLILANHIGDLDVLEEAIALAKRRMLDASQQQQQQQ
- a CDS encoding MBL fold metallo-hydrolase, which codes for MAKGFASTTDMAEKKITFSEIGTDLYAFTAEGDPNSAVIVGDDGCLVFDAQATPAMANKVIERVRTVTDKPIKYVVLSHYHAVRVLGASAYHAQGIVASQETYRLILERGQQDWDSEYGRFPRLFQDAESIPGLTWPTLAFEGEMSIYLGKREVRLMQLGAGHTSGDIVAWVPDAEVMFSGDLIEYHSACYCGDAYLREWPATLNEIRAFNPKAIAPGRGDALKGLATGRDAIAMTRDFVSTLYGAAEAAVAKGRNLKDTMAAARAVMDPKFSNFAIYEHCLPFNVSRAFDEASGIDDPVIWTAERDREMWAALQGG